CTCTACCGCGAATTCAGGGACATCTCCGGCGACGGAAATCCTGTGACCACCGCACTGAAAATCATGATGGCGGAAAAACCGTTGGATCATGACTTCTTCACGCCCTGGCAGGAACCCGCCAACCTGGCCACGTCCATTTCGGGCAAAAACGTCATTACAGTCGATATTTCCCGCGATGCTTTCAACTCGAACCTGGACGCCGGCATGGCGCAACGGGCAGTGCAGCAACTCGTCTACACGGCGACGGCCGCCGCCTCGTCTTCAGGGCTCATTAATTCAGGCCAGCAGATCCAAGTGGTCATCCTGGTTGATGGCCACAAGGACTACATGGCGTTCGGGCAAGTGCAGCTGGGTGAGCCGATGACGCGCGACGCCTCCTTGGTTGCCCCGCTCTGGATCATCGATCCGCAGGAAGAGACCACCCTGCCCACGGGACTGGTCAAGTTCAACGGGCGGAGCACTGACAGCTCCAAGCCCATTGCCTGGCAGGTACTGCAGGACAACGGCAAGGGCGAAAAGACCAGCCTTCTCACGGGCCAAACGCAAGCCACCGGCGAACCCGGGCAGTATGGGTTGTTCACTTTTGGCGCGACATTGAAGGCCGGCCAGTACGAGGTGCGTGTCTCCCAGGTAGACAGCGCCGGAAACACCATCGCGACGAGCACCGACACGCGGCTGTTCAGGGTCGGATAACTGTTCAGGGTCGGGTAACTGCCCGGGCCGGACGCGGCCCAAGGCCGCTGGCTGCCAGGCTACCCGGCTACCAGCGGCCCAGGATGTCGCTCGCAAGAACGACGGCGGCCGGTCCCGCCGTCGAGGACCTCAAGACATGATGCCCCAAGAGTGCCGTCACGGCGCCGGCGTCACTGAGCCGCGTCACTTCGCGGGGCGAGATCCCGCCCTCGGGCCCCACAATCAGCAGTACCTCGCAGGGTGCGGTGGCATTGGTTGCCGCCATCTCTTCAAGGACGGTCCGCAAGGGATTCTTCGCGTCTTCATGCAGGATGATGGCAAGGTCAGCCTGGGCAACGGCGTTCGCCAGGGACCCGGTGTCCACCATGGTGCGCACTTCAGGGATCCATGCCCGCCGGGCCTGCTTGGCGGCAGCGGTAACCACTGACTCCCACTTCGCATGGGCCTTTGCTGCGCGATCGCCTTTCCACCGAACAATGGAACGCTCTGACTGCCACGGAAGCACAGCATCAATTCCGAGTTCCGTGGCCGTTTCGATGGCAAGTTCGTCACGGTCGCCCTTGGCGAGGGCCTGGACCAGCACCAGCCGGACGTCCGGCTGCTCTTCAAAGACCACGTCGGAGGCAGTGACCGTGAGGCCGGCGGGCCCGGCCTCGGCGACCGTGCCAGTCAACCGCGCGCCGGCACCATCGGCTATGTCAACGGGCTCTCCCGCCCCAAGTCGCTTGACCGTAACCGCG
Above is a genomic segment from Arthrobacter sp. YN containing:
- a CDS encoding GerMN domain-containing protein; this translates as MLAVLLLTGCIANGGGTQVTSTPPPLTVQEAPASNAPLETTQASTKIPVYWIGRSKEEVYLYREFRDISGDGNPVTTALKIMMAEKPLDHDFFTPWQEPANLATSISGKNVITVDISRDAFNSNLDAGMAQRAVQQLVYTATAAASSSGLINSGQQIQVVILVDGHKDYMAFGQVQLGEPMTRDASLVAPLWIIDPQEETTLPTGLVKFNGRSTDSSKPIAWQVLQDNGKGEKTSLLTGQTQATGEPGQYGLFTFGATLKAGQYEVRVSQVDSAGNTIATSTDTRLFRVG
- a CDS encoding 16S rRNA (uracil(1498)-N(3))-methyltransferase — protein: MSNPVFFTSAGSLGDVIPGGTFVLEGPEARHAVTVKRLGAGEPVDIADGAGARLTGTVAEAGPAGLTVTASDVVFEEQPDVRLVLVQALAKGDRDELAIETATELGIDAVLPWQSERSIVRWKGDRAAKAHAKWESVVTAAAKQARRAWIPEVRTMVDTGSLANAVAQADLAIILHEDAKNPLRTVLEEMAATNATAPCEVLLIVGPEGGISPREVTRLSDAGAVTALLGHHVLRSSTAGPAAVVLASDILGRW